CAACAGAACCTACAACCATTTTTTCAACGATGTTTGCTGGTTTGCCAGATTCAAGAGCTTTCGCTTCAGCGATTTCTTTTTCTTTAGCAACAAGTTCAGCAGGAACGTCTTCAGCTTTTACAGCAACTGGGTTGAACGCAGCAATGTGCATTGCCAAGCCTTTACCAGTTTCAGCATCACCAGCGTATGCAACAACAACACCGATTTTAAGACCGTGTTTGTAAACTGCAAGGTTTTCGCCTTCAACAATTTTCGCACGACGTACTTGGATGTTTTCACCGATTTTTTGAACAAGAGCAATACGAGTTTCTTCAACTGTAGCGCCATCTTCAAGTTTAAGTTCAGCGATTTTAGCAGCATCAGTTTCGCCAGCAGCAAGTGCAGCAGCAGCAACTTTAGCAGAGAAGCCAGCAAAGTTTTCGTCTTTAGCAACGAAGTCAGTTTGGCAGTTAACTTCTAAAAGAAGTGCTTTGTTGCCGTCTTGAGCGATAGTGATCGCACCATCAGCAGCAATGTTACCTGCTTTTTTAGCAGCTTTAGCTTGACCAGATTTACGAAGGTTATCAATCGCTAATTCGATGTCACCACCAGCTTCTGTCAAAGCTTTTTTACATTCCATCATTGCAAGACCAGTACGATCACGCAATTCTTTAACCATGCTTGCTGTAACTGCAGTCATGTTTATCTCCTAAATTCGGTAGAAAATGAATTCTTTTAGAACAGAAACGGCCCAGAGGATACTCATGGGCCGCCTGCATACACGACGCTTACATTGCCACCATTACGTGTTGCAAAAATGACAAGCTAGCGTCTAACGCATTAAGCCTCAGAAGCTGGAGCTTCTTCTGCTTTAGCTTGTGCATTTGCTTGTGATTGTGCGTATTCTTTACCAGCAATAATCGCATCAGCCATAGCAGAAGCATAAAGAGTTACTGCACGGATCGCATCATCGTTACCAGGGATAACGTAGTCTACGTTGTCTGGATTAGAGTTTGTATCAACGATACCGATTACAGGAATACCAAGGTTTTTAGCTTCTTTGATTGCAATTGCTTCGTGATCAACGTCGATTACGAACAAT
This window of the Acinetobacter sp. NCu2D-2 genome carries:
- the tsf gene encoding translation elongation factor Ts, producing MTAVTASMVKELRDRTGLAMMECKKALTEAGGDIELAIDNLRKSGQAKAAKKAGNIAADGAITIAQDGNKALLLEVNCQTDFVAKDENFAGFSAKVAAAALAAGETDAAKIAELKLEDGATVEETRIALVQKIGENIQVRRAKIVEGENLAVYKHGLKIGVVVAYAGDAETGKGLAMHIAAFNPVAVKAEDVPAELVAKEKEIAEAKALESGKPANIVEKMVVGSVEKYLNEVVLERQQYVIDNDKKVAEILKATGTTVANFVRFEVGEGIEKKAEMSFAEEVAAAQAAAK